Proteins co-encoded in one uncultured Draconibacterium sp. genomic window:
- a CDS encoding DUF1801 domain-containing protein: protein MKIEANTPDEYIAQLAEKRQQAVSKLREIIKKNLPNGFEETLSYGMIGYVVPHSVYPAGYHCDPKLPLPFINIASQKNFVALYHMGIYANKNLFDWFVAEFPKHCTTKIDMGKSCIRFKKIDQIPYDLIAELVTKMTVSDWINLYEQQIKR, encoded by the coding sequence ATGAAAATTGAGGCTAACACACCCGATGAATATATTGCACAACTGGCGGAGAAACGTCAACAAGCCGTTTCAAAACTTCGTGAGATTATTAAAAAAAATTTGCCGAATGGATTTGAAGAAACCTTGAGCTATGGAATGATCGGTTATGTTGTTCCTCATTCCGTTTACCCGGCCGGATATCATTGCGATCCGAAATTACCACTCCCCTTTATTAATATCGCGTCGCAGAAAAATTTTGTTGCACTTTATCATATGGGAATTTACGCCAATAAAAACCTGTTCGATTGGTTTGTTGCCGAGTTTCCGAAACACTGCACAACAAAAATCGATATGGGAAAAAGCTGTATCCGTTTTAAAAAGATCGATCAGATTCCATACGACCTTATTGCAGAACTGGTAACAAAAATGACAGTCTCTGATTGGATCAATCTATACGAGCAGCAGATCAAACGCTAA
- a CDS encoding glycoside hydrolase family 3 C-terminal domain-containing protein: MNYKITIVMLLALLLGACTQKSPQSEKFTSSLLQYDEQIDGIISQMTLEEKVNMLHGKYMFVSAGVERLGIADMVYADGPFGIREEMEPKGWNPLGWETDKATFFPTGSALAATWSPELAYAYGTGMAKEARLRGKDVILGPAINIQRIPTGGRTYEYMSEDPFLSSQLAVQYTKGAQDNGVAACLKHYALNNQENNRGTVNVIVGERAMREIYLPPFKAAVQKADAYSVMSAYNKVNGWWCAENDVLLNQILREEWGFGGFVVSDWSGTHSTVESVKHGLNVEMPDSKYLGEALLDSVKAGAVSEEVIDLRVREILRVRLAIDPVPAEEANQVVTSQPESQRIAYDVASKSVVLLKNEGILPLDLSEKPLIAVIGENAVREMGSGGIGAGVKTLYEVTPLEGLKSKIGDKAEIQYAQGYVPVELDYEAIFGNKPQEKIDREEKEKAILNKKLNKEAVALAAKADIVLFIGGDNRAVETEANDRENIFLPSGQDDLIKQLSVVNENIVTVLVSGAPNDLNTVKPLSKALLQSWFNGTEGGNALADILVGNISPSGRLPFTLPIKLEDSPAYALGNYPQGAKKGDIFVDLVDEKESEAHAADGNQENDPNTAYYSEESLVGYRWFDTKNKPVMYPFGYGLSYTEFAYADLNAKQESYGADETISLSFNLSNTGEMTAEEVVQVYVHRINPSVEWPLKELKAFSRVSLDPGKSQMVTLEIPVEDLQYWNEENHAWDNDLCDIELLVGASSGDIRLKKQITLK; the protein is encoded by the coding sequence ATGAACTACAAAATCACAATTGTTATGCTTTTAGCACTACTGCTTGGGGCATGTACGCAAAAATCTCCACAATCAGAAAAGTTTACCTCCTCGTTATTGCAATACGATGAGCAAATTGACGGTATCATTTCACAAATGACACTGGAAGAGAAAGTAAATATGCTACACGGAAAGTACATGTTTGTATCGGCGGGTGTTGAGCGCCTGGGGATTGCCGACATGGTTTATGCCGACGGGCCATTTGGTATCCGTGAAGAAATGGAGCCAAAAGGATGGAATCCACTTGGCTGGGAAACTGACAAAGCCACTTTCTTCCCTACCGGATCGGCACTGGCAGCGACCTGGAGTCCGGAGCTGGCTTACGCCTACGGAACCGGAATGGCAAAAGAAGCCCGTTTGCGCGGAAAAGACGTAATTCTTGGGCCAGCCATTAACATTCAGCGAATTCCTACCGGCGGACGTACTTACGAGTACATGAGTGAGGATCCATTCCTGAGTTCGCAACTGGCAGTGCAATACACCAAAGGTGCGCAAGATAATGGCGTTGCCGCCTGTTTGAAACACTATGCGCTGAATAACCAGGAAAACAACCGCGGTACGGTAAATGTAATTGTTGGTGAGCGAGCTATGCGCGAGATTTATCTGCCACCGTTTAAAGCTGCTGTGCAGAAAGCGGATGCTTACAGCGTTATGTCGGCCTACAATAAAGTTAACGGCTGGTGGTGCGCCGAAAACGACGTGCTACTGAACCAGATCCTGCGTGAAGAATGGGGTTTTGGTGGTTTTGTGGTGTCCGACTGGAGTGGTACGCACTCTACTGTTGAATCGGTAAAACACGGACTGAACGTTGAAATGCCTGACAGCAAATATTTAGGTGAAGCTTTACTCGACTCAGTAAAAGCCGGTGCCGTTTCGGAAGAAGTGATCGACCTACGTGTTCGCGAGATTCTTCGTGTGCGTTTGGCCATTGATCCGGTTCCTGCCGAGGAAGCCAACCAGGTGGTTACTTCACAGCCCGAAAGCCAGAGGATTGCTTATGATGTTGCCAGTAAATCGGTAGTGTTATTGAAAAACGAAGGCATTCTTCCGCTTGATCTTAGCGAGAAACCACTTATTGCTGTAATTGGCGAAAACGCGGTTCGCGAAATGGGAAGCGGCGGTATAGGTGCAGGCGTAAAAACGCTGTACGAGGTTACGCCGCTTGAAGGTTTGAAAAGCAAAATCGGCGACAAAGCAGAAATTCAATATGCACAAGGTTATGTTCCGGTAGAATTGGATTACGAAGCCATCTTTGGAAACAAACCACAGGAAAAAATCGACCGCGAGGAGAAAGAAAAAGCGATCCTGAACAAAAAACTGAATAAGGAAGCGGTTGCACTGGCGGCCAAAGCCGATATCGTGCTGTTTATTGGTGGCGACAACCGCGCTGTGGAAACCGAAGCTAACGACCGTGAAAATATCTTCCTGCCATCGGGACAGGATGATTTGATAAAACAATTGAGTGTTGTAAACGAGAATATCGTTACCGTGCTCGTTAGCGGTGCACCAAACGATTTGAACACCGTAAAACCACTGTCGAAAGCTTTGTTGCAATCATGGTTTAACGGTACCGAAGGCGGAAATGCCCTGGCCGACATTTTGGTTGGAAACATTTCGCCAAGTGGACGTTTGCCGTTTACGCTGCCTATAAAACTGGAAGACTCACCGGCTTACGCGCTGGGCAACTATCCGCAGGGAGCCAAAAAAGGCGATATTTTTGTTGACCTGGTAGACGAAAAAGAATCGGAAGCACACGCTGCCGACGGCAACCAGGAAAACGATCCGAACACGGCTTATTACTCCGAAGAATCGCTAGTGGGTTACCGCTGGTTCGATACCAAAAACAAACCGGTAATGTATCCGTTTGGATACGGTTTATCGTACACCGAATTTGCTTATGCCGATTTGAATGCCAAGCAAGAAAGTTACGGAGCTGATGAAACCATTTCATTGTCGTTTAACTTAAGCAATACGGGAGAAATGACTGCCGAAGAAGTGGTTCAGGTATACGTGCACCGCATAAATCCATCGGTTGAATGGCCGTTAAAAGAGTTAAAAGCTTTTTCACGTGTTTCCCTCGATCCTGGGAAAAGCCAGATGGTAACACTTGAAATTCCGGTGGAAGATCTGCAATACTGGAATGAAGAAAACCATGCCTGGGACAACGACTTGTGCGATATTGAATTGCTCGTTGGTGCTTCATCTGGTGATATCCGTTTGAAAAAACAAATTACACTGAAATAA
- a CDS encoding histidine kinase, whose protein sequence is MKSTLKNLASNPYIQSAFVGAMVTLLVYFVWDTSITKYKVEVEPFAHKSEAKMHWFVGDFNNDGNSERIRCFNGINSQSMDIVYYDKDGNLIEHFHFHHSDWTYTMIPKILDIDEDGSQEILFFTTRNDSIFLNAFNLKEFSPVIDQLYFNSYERKRNNYAQTNFFGEYGDFDNDGKNELFFSFDAGFGLYPRGLFKLQFPSLEISASSTDYMVINSSSFTDFNSDGIPEILCNVSSPCNVDENNNRYSDTLAYITVLDYDLTPIFAPIPMGPEYSSIVCLPSPKHNSIFYSLYYCRSNHEEPFKIMVVNNHGEIVNEKSWRNIANPEDRYRGFEIVNGNPYVFFHDVGRFELTPSLEKLPGNLNYNQNSPNQTPHCLIDLNDDGWDEWIYYNQKDILKIYNEKVGELLTFNSPLSIEGSFKVIPYYEDKKITKYFVDTGGGYFFFKYQKNHLFFSLYLIYFFVFLITASLIFVILYFQKRTIEKKWNTEKQLSELQFNAVKNQLNPHFLFNTLNSVAYMINEGRNEEAYDFLALNSRMIQRVMNDAKEVKRPLKDEIEFTQDYVRIQKHRFKDRFDTEFIVEANVDENMEVPKMCIHTYVENSIKHGFRNTKSGGLLKVIVKPAINGVSISVSDNGMGRKVASEYKDSTGKGITVMNEFYHLFEKYHGYKISFRIEDNQPEGTIIKLRIVIPH, encoded by the coding sequence ATGAAATCCACACTTAAAAACTTAGCTTCAAATCCTTATATACAATCTGCTTTTGTTGGAGCTATGGTAACACTCTTGGTTTATTTTGTTTGGGATACGTCCATAACAAAATACAAGGTTGAGGTTGAACCTTTTGCCCATAAATCAGAAGCTAAAATGCATTGGTTTGTTGGAGATTTTAACAATGATGGGAATAGCGAACGGATAAGGTGTTTTAATGGGATAAACTCCCAGTCAATGGATATTGTATACTATGATAAAGATGGCAACCTGATAGAACATTTTCATTTTCACCATTCAGATTGGACATATACTATGATCCCCAAAATTCTTGACATTGATGAAGATGGCAGTCAAGAGATACTCTTTTTTACAACGCGAAATGATTCCATTTTTTTGAATGCTTTTAACCTAAAAGAGTTCTCACCTGTTATAGACCAACTTTATTTTAACTCATATGAGAGAAAAAGAAATAACTATGCACAGACCAACTTTTTTGGAGAATACGGTGATTTTGACAACGATGGGAAAAATGAACTTTTTTTTAGCTTTGACGCTGGTTTCGGGCTATATCCAAGAGGACTATTTAAGTTACAATTCCCATCACTTGAGATATCCGCTTCATCAACAGATTATATGGTGATTAACTCCTCTAGTTTTACCGACTTTAATTCAGATGGTATACCCGAGATTCTGTGCAATGTCAGTTCACCATGTAATGTAGATGAAAATAACAACAGATACTCGGATACTTTGGCTTATATAACTGTTTTGGATTATGATTTGACTCCTATATTCGCTCCGATTCCTATGGGGCCGGAATATTCCTCCATTGTGTGTTTACCTTCTCCAAAACACAATTCAATATTCTATTCCTTGTATTATTGTCGGTCTAATCATGAAGAGCCATTTAAAATAATGGTTGTAAACAATCATGGAGAGATAGTGAATGAGAAAAGTTGGAGGAATATAGCAAATCCGGAGGATCGTTACCGTGGATTTGAAATTGTAAATGGAAACCCATATGTTTTTTTTCATGATGTTGGCAGATTTGAATTAACTCCATCACTTGAAAAATTACCTGGTAATTTAAATTACAATCAAAATAGCCCAAACCAAACACCACACTGTTTAATTGACCTCAATGATGATGGATGGGATGAGTGGATTTACTATAATCAAAAAGATATATTAAAAATATATAACGAAAAGGTTGGCGAACTTCTAACTTTTAACTCTCCTCTATCGATAGAGGGATCTTTTAAGGTCATTCCTTATTATGAGGATAAAAAAATTACAAAGTATTTTGTTGATACCGGTGGAGGATATTTCTTCTTTAAATACCAAAAGAATCACTTGTTCTTTTCTTTGTATCTGATTTATTTCTTTGTGTTTTTAATTACTGCAAGTCTAATCTTTGTTATACTTTACTTTCAAAAACGTACTATCGAAAAAAAATGGAATACCGAGAAGCAACTTTCCGAGCTACAGTTTAATGCCGTTAAAAACCAACTTAATCCTCATTTTCTGTTTAACACCTTAAACTCGGTAGCCTATATGATAAACGAAGGACGGAACGAAGAAGCTTATGATTTTTTGGCCCTTAACTCTCGAATGATACAACGGGTAATGAACGATGCCAAAGAAGTAAAACGCCCCTTAAAAGATGAAATTGAGTTTACCCAAGATTATGTAAGAATACAGAAACACCGTTTTAAAGACAGATTTGATACTGAATTTATAGTAGAAGCCAATGTTGACGAGAATATGGAAGTTCCTAAAATGTGCATTCATACTTATGTGGAGAACAGTATAAAACACGGCTTCCGGAATACAAAATCGGGAGGATTATTAAAAGTAATTGTTAAGCCTGCAATTAACGGTGTTTCTATTTCGGTCTCAGATAATGGTATGGGTAGAAAAGTTGCATCGGAATACAAAGATTCAACGGGCAAAGGAATAACTGTAATGAATGAATTTTACCATTTGTTTGAGAAATATCATGGATACAAAATTTCGTTCAGAATTGAGGATAATCAACCGGAAGGAACAATTATAAAACTGAGAATTGTTATCCCTCACTAA
- a CDS encoding adenosine kinase, translated as MTKQNIPAVLGMGNALVDVISVLENDSLLEQFGLPRGSMTLVDAIQSKTIYDATYSDKSELATGGSVANSIRALANLGGNAGYMGKIGRDELGDLFRNDFEKRGVKTHLFHSESATGRVMGLVSPDSERTMATYLGAAAEMLPEEVTEELFQGYEYVYIEGYLVFNHDLIKACAVAAKKAGVKIAVDLSSFNVVEANLDFLKELIRDYVDIVFANEEEAKSYTGLDPEAAMHEIAKGDKIAIVKVGKEGSMIKQGDAVARVGVIPAKALDTTGAGDAYAAGFFYGLTNGYDLEKCGKIAALVSGKVVEVMGPNLADDQWPEVKAEIEKIVG; from the coding sequence ATGACAAAACAAAATATTCCTGCAGTACTGGGCATGGGCAACGCTTTGGTTGACGTAATTTCGGTATTGGAGAATGATTCATTGCTTGAGCAGTTTGGTCTGCCACGCGGTAGTATGACCTTGGTTGACGCCATCCAGTCGAAAACAATTTACGATGCAACTTACTCTGATAAAAGTGAGTTGGCTACCGGAGGATCGGTTGCGAACTCGATTCGTGCTTTAGCCAATCTTGGTGGAAATGCCGGGTACATGGGAAAAATTGGTCGCGACGAATTGGGCGATCTGTTTCGTAACGACTTTGAAAAACGTGGTGTAAAAACACACTTGTTCCACAGCGAAAGTGCTACCGGAAGAGTGATGGGATTGGTAAGTCCCGACTCGGAACGCACCATGGCAACTTACTTAGGTGCTGCTGCCGAAATGCTTCCTGAAGAAGTTACTGAAGAATTATTTCAGGGCTACGAGTACGTTTACATTGAAGGGTACCTGGTTTTTAATCACGATTTGATAAAGGCCTGTGCTGTGGCTGCCAAAAAAGCAGGAGTAAAAATCGCTGTCGATCTGTCGAGTTTTAACGTGGTGGAAGCCAACCTCGATTTTCTGAAAGAGCTGATCAGGGATTACGTTGACATTGTTTTTGCCAACGAAGAAGAAGCGAAATCATACACCGGACTTGATCCGGAAGCGGCCATGCATGAAATTGCAAAGGGTGATAAAATTGCGATTGTAAAAGTGGGTAAAGAAGGCTCGATGATAAAACAGGGTGATGCAGTGGCTCGTGTTGGTGTTATTCCTGCTAAAGCATTGGATACCACCGGAGCAGGCGATGCGTATGCTGCCGGTTTCTTTTATGGCTTAACAAATGGCTACGATCTGGAAAAATGTGGCAAAATTGCAGCGCTTGTTTCGGGAAAAGTAGTTGAAGTAATGGGGCCAAATCTTGCCGACGATCAGTGGCCGGAAGTTAAAGCCGAAATTGAAAAGATTGTAGGCTAA
- a CDS encoding T9SS type A sorting domain-containing protein, which yields MKRFQPNRLFIGILLFFLIGILNQKVFSQELVSSSGNEFKNDQLQISWSMGEPVIETFEGNSTQLTQGFHQSNLVITAVEEIPGIDFILTAFPNPVVNYLTLKTDYNQVNKLRYILYDSEGSMLLQADVLSDESEIPMHKYVPASYFLKIIKEDTPLKTFKIIKTQ from the coding sequence ATGAAACGTTTTCAACCTAACAGACTTTTTATTGGGATTTTGTTATTTTTCCTGATAGGAATCTTAAACCAAAAAGTTTTTTCGCAAGAATTAGTTTCCTCTTCGGGGAATGAATTTAAGAATGATCAGCTGCAAATAAGCTGGTCGATGGGAGAACCGGTAATTGAAACTTTCGAGGGAAATTCAACACAATTAACTCAGGGTTTTCATCAATCGAATTTAGTCATTACCGCTGTGGAAGAAATTCCGGGAATAGATTTTATACTTACAGCTTTTCCTAATCCCGTAGTAAATTACCTTACCCTAAAAACGGATTATAACCAGGTAAACAAACTTCGTTATATTCTTTATGATTCGGAGGGCAGTATGTTGCTTCAGGCTGATGTTTTAAGTGATGAGAGTGAAATTCCGATGCACAAATATGTGCCTGCATCCTACTTCCTGAAAATAATCAAAGAAGATACTCCACTAAAAACATTTAAAATTATTAAAACACAATAA
- a CDS encoding LytTR family DNA-binding domain-containing protein produces MTIYNTFIIDDEPDAGKLLENLLSSHSSISVTKVFTDALEALDALLVEQPLVVFCDIEMPEITGMELLQQVNKYSPQTKVVFVTAYKDYALEAIQNSAFDFICKPIDKSDLRRVVHKLIAAFQSQQANEPEEVQRVLLKTTEGHHYVSVNEVLYLEADSNYTYLILKDGRKLLSSVNLGKIHALFPEANFVRISRKHVINKQYLSFMNFCKKYCIVSCNEKEYQLEVSVKMKDLKKELS; encoded by the coding sequence ATGACCATTTACAACACATTTATCATAGACGACGAGCCCGATGCAGGAAAATTGTTGGAGAACCTTTTGAGTTCCCATTCCTCAATTAGTGTTACAAAAGTTTTTACTGATGCCCTGGAAGCCCTGGATGCATTATTGGTTGAACAGCCTTTGGTGGTTTTTTGCGATATAGAAATGCCGGAAATAACAGGAATGGAATTGCTTCAACAGGTAAACAAATATTCGCCACAAACAAAAGTAGTTTTCGTTACTGCCTATAAAGATTATGCCCTGGAAGCCATTCAAAACAGTGCCTTTGATTTTATCTGCAAGCCCATCGATAAGTCGGACTTGCGCCGGGTGGTGCATAAGTTAATCGCAGCTTTTCAATCGCAACAAGCAAACGAACCGGAAGAAGTTCAACGTGTTCTTTTAAAAACTACCGAAGGTCATCATTACGTGTCGGTTAACGAAGTTCTCTACCTTGAAGCAGATAGCAATTACACCTACCTGATTTTAAAAGACGGACGTAAGTTATTATCGAGTGTTAACCTGGGGAAAATTCATGCGCTGTTCCCTGAAGCAAATTTTGTACGCATCAGCCGAAAACATGTGATCAACAAACAGTACCTCAGCTTTATGAATTTTTGTAAAAAATATTGTATAGTTTCTTGTAACGAAAAAGAATATCAACTGGAAGTGAGTGTAAAAATGAAGGATTTAAAGAAGGAACTTTCTTAG
- a CDS encoding 7TM diverse intracellular signaling domain-containing protein produces MKLSAHNVIRVCFLLLFLTPVIAVAKNNSLFSEAECIDAIEYLLPDSDQIVDELELLEQQFTVYTAADLKPDTYYWFKLVLATDKLDETNYFIHFNDFFAEIYSVQFGADSVILRDYGGSQVPLKSRTHMGFFKDKVLLKKSDKLQTEIFLKVIRRGHYTYRFPNVNVIGESEYQSLKTNTDNTQSFFAGMIAILCLFNVVLFVLTREKIYLFYFIYAIVGSFYFFFYYDYIEHFLLPENPYGNRIFFFSHTLSQSLYFLFLFFAVRSQDIGKMRRLIFRYAVVITSVTIGAILFSLVDFGSAVTISDIMSVINGMTIFLLFASLIRKVSVTVKIILVGSLFLALGGASAIIANFFSHSITHIFMYQIGFCFELILFTLAINFTHYTERLERIRKQLDLARLQTEKLEKDRELEDLNKAIDKQNRELTYKAIVISQKESMQKNIIKQLTNLNEQDRIQKSSLQELISNLKANTNNNHWNEFESHFTSVHPLFYSSLNERYPNLTVGEYKLCSFLKMNLTSKEIALITGNSQQSVDVARSRLRKKMGLENHENINSIIAGIKSN; encoded by the coding sequence ATGAAGTTATCAGCACACAATGTAATCAGGGTTTGTTTCTTGTTGCTTTTCCTTACTCCTGTTATAGCAGTAGCAAAGAACAATTCTTTGTTTTCTGAGGCAGAATGTATAGACGCTATCGAATACCTGTTACCAGATTCGGATCAGATTGTAGATGAATTAGAATTATTAGAACAGCAATTTACCGTTTACACTGCTGCTGATCTCAAGCCCGACACTTACTATTGGTTCAAACTGGTATTAGCTACAGACAAACTCGATGAAACAAATTATTTCATCCATTTTAACGACTTTTTTGCAGAAATATATTCTGTGCAATTTGGTGCTGATTCTGTAATTCTAAGAGATTATGGTGGATCTCAGGTGCCTTTAAAAAGTAGAACTCACATGGGTTTTTTTAAGGATAAGGTATTGCTTAAAAAGTCAGATAAATTGCAAACTGAGATTTTTTTGAAAGTGATACGGAGAGGACATTATACCTATAGATTTCCGAATGTTAATGTAATAGGGGAGTCGGAATACCAATCGCTTAAAACCAACACTGATAATACACAAAGTTTCTTTGCCGGAATGATAGCCATATTATGTCTGTTTAACGTGGTATTATTTGTATTAACCCGCGAAAAAATATATCTGTTCTATTTTATTTATGCAATTGTAGGAAGTTTTTATTTCTTTTTTTACTACGATTACATCGAGCATTTTCTTTTGCCGGAAAATCCGTACGGTAATCGAATATTCTTTTTTAGCCATACACTAAGTCAGTCTTTATACTTTTTATTTTTATTTTTTGCAGTAAGGAGTCAAGATATTGGTAAAATGCGTCGACTGATATTTAGGTATGCAGTTGTAATTACATCGGTTACTATTGGCGCTATTCTGTTTTCTCTGGTAGATTTTGGCAGTGCAGTTACTATTTCTGATATCATGTCGGTAATAAATGGTATGACAATTTTTCTGCTTTTTGCCAGCCTTATTCGTAAGGTGTCTGTAACGGTTAAGATAATCCTTGTGGGATCTCTTTTTCTCGCATTAGGAGGAGCATCTGCTATTATTGCTAATTTCTTCAGCCATTCAATTACACATATTTTTATGTATCAGATTGGTTTTTGCTTTGAGCTGATATTATTTACTCTCGCCATTAATTTTACACATTACACTGAAAGGCTGGAACGTATCAGAAAGCAACTCGACTTAGCACGGTTGCAAACAGAAAAGCTGGAAAAGGATAGAGAACTGGAAGACCTGAATAAAGCCATTGATAAACAAAACCGTGAATTAACTTATAAAGCAATAGTTATTTCTCAAAAGGAATCGATGCAGAAAAATATCATTAAGCAGTTAACGAATTTGAATGAGCAGGATAGAATACAAAAGAGTAGCCTGCAGGAACTTATATCAAACCTCAAAGCCAATACAAACAATAACCACTGGAACGAGTTTGAAAGTCATTTTACTTCTGTACATCCTCTTTTCTACAGCTCACTTAACGAACGCTATCCTAATCTTACGGTTGGCGAATATAAACTTTGCTCGTTTCTTAAAATGAATCTCACGTCGAAAGAAATAGCATTGATAACCGGGAATAGCCAGCAAAGTGTTGATGTGGCCCGTAGCAGGCTTCGCAAAAAAATGGGATTGGAAAATCACGAAAATATCAATTCCATTATCGCCGGTATAAAAAGTAATTAG